In the genome of Aedes aegypti strain LVP_AGWG chromosome 2, AaegL5.0 Primary Assembly, whole genome shotgun sequence, the window TAGCTGGAACACGATCCTGTGCAAACCGTTCGAGTTTGGTGGTCCCAACAAGACTGCCGTAGCGGCGACGGTGGCCTCGGTCAATGGGACCTTTGCCAACACGTCCATTGCGCTGTCCAACGAAACGGTTAAATTTGCCTCGGCAGCGTCGGAGTACTTCAAGTAAGGCACGCATCATCAACCCCTCTAAACAGTACTCTAACAACTATATCGTTTCAGTCGTTATATCCTGGAACTGGACAAAAGCGCAGGTCTTCACGACTTGGGCACCATCAAGTGGGACATGGCGCTGTGTCTACTGGCCGTCTACCTAATTTGCTATTTCTCGCTGTGGAAGGGAATCAGTACGTCCGGAAAAGTGGTTTGGTTCACGGCTCTCTTTCCGTACGCGGTGCTGTTGATCCTGTTGGTTCGTGGAATTACTCTTCCGGGTTCGGCTGATGGCATCAAGTACTATTTGAGTCCCCGATTCGATATGATCGAAAAACCGGAAGTGTGGGTCGATGCagctacccaggtgtttttctCGTTGGGACCGGGTTTTGGTGTGCTGCTGGCGTATGCTTCGTACAATAAATATCACAACAACGTTTACAAGTAAGTATTTTGTCTGACATGACTGGATTATTCCGGACTGAATCGTTTTGTTTTTCAGGGATGCTATTTTGACCAGCTGCATCAACTCGGCCACTAGCTTCGTAGCTGGATTTGTGATTTTCTCGGTCCTTGGATACATGGCGCACGCCAGTGGGCAAGATATTGAGGACGTTGCAACGGAAGGCCCTGGATTGGTGTTTGTGGTGTATCCGGCTGCGATTGCCACCATGCCCGGTAGCATCTTTTGGGCGTTGATTTTCTTCATGATGCTGTTGACCCTGGGATTGGACAGTTCGGTAAGTCTCTCGCTAACTCAATTGCAAGGTTTGAACTGCAACTTTAATTCTCTCTTCGTTTCAGTTTGGCGGATCGGAAGCCATCATTACGGCTTTGAGTGATGAGTTCCCCAAAATTGGACGCAATCGGGAGATATTTGTGGCTGGTCTGTTTACGCTGTACTTCTTCGTTGGCTTGGCCAGCTGTACGCAAGGAGGATTCTATTTCTTCCAGTTGTTGGATCGGTATGCAGCGGGATATTCGATATTGATTGCTGTGTTGTTTGAGGCGATTGCAGTTTCATGGATTTATGGTACGTATTTCAACAATCTTATTGATTTATTCTTACAAAGCTTGGTTCATCTGAAATTCTTTGTATTCATAAAAAAGTAGTTTCAAAGGTTTTCGAAAACTGCCAAAGAGTTTGGGGGCGCATAGACCTTCCAAAGGAAATGAGATCTTGATCTTATTAAAACCACTTGCCATActccagaaatctttgaaaactctactcaggagtttcttcagaatctATGCAAAACCCTTGTCGCTCCATGAGAACCAATTGGAATTCGTGGTATCTTGTTGACAATTCAAAATCACTGGAACAGCTATAGGGAAtggctccaggaattattccgggaatttctcccaagaactcctctTAAGGTTTCTACAAGGATTTCCTCTGGGGCTGAGGATTTCCTTcatggatttcctccagaaattcctccggagattttttccacgaattcctccgggagctccaccaggaattccatcgGATATTCTCCATAGTTCCTCCTGGATTTGTTTtcggaatttctgcaggaatttcctAGAGTTCCTCCAGCATTTCCTCAGAAATGATGCAGAGTTCCACTAGGTATTCTACTGAAGTAACTTCGAAGATTTCCCTAcatttcctccgagaattccttcaaagttcTTTAGGAAGTTTCTCGAGAGTTTCTCTGGGAATTTATTTAGATttcttccgggaatttctccagagttcctcgtataattcctccggagttcctctaggatttttttaagtccttccagaaattctcaAGGATTTGCTCTGACAGTTCCTatggatttcatccagcaatttttcggaatttcctccgGATTTCCACCGAACATTCTTCTagagttcttccagaagtttctatGGAGTTCCTACAGCAATTCATCTAgatttcatccagtaattcctggtaagttcctctggagctccaTTGAGAATTGCTTCGAATTTCCTTCTTAGTTCTCCGGAGTTCGTCAAgcaattaccccggagttcctctagaaacgcctccggagttcctccagaaacgcATTCGGAGTTTTTCAAGGaacgcctccggagttcctccatgaTTTCCTTTGGAGATTCTCTATGTAATCTTTCGGAGTCTCGGagttgctccaggaattttttgtaggtcttccaagaattttctcaaaattcctcctggaatttttttagatttccttcggaaattcttttggagctccaccggtaattccttcagatttccaccatagttcttccagaaattttaccggagtttctcttggaattctgcagagttccttcagtaattccttgaaattcctccagagttccactagaaattcttctggagttACTCCAAGTATTCTcctagatttcctccgggaaatcttcCTGAGTTACTTCGAGAAATCCTCCagaattcctacgggaatttctcaacagtttcttttagaattccaccagagttccttcagagttcctccttAAATCCTTCCGGAGTTCCCCTAGGAATtactttcttccagaaattcatccggaagATCCTCCGAGTTtcaccaggaattgcttcaaagttcttccataaattcttccggagttctCCCAGCAATTCATCTGGATTTGACCCAGCAATTCCCCGGTAGTTCCAATGGGgctcctccgggaattctttcgaAGCTCCTTcatagtttctccaggattttcacAGGAGTTCCTTTAGCAATCACCTTGCAGTTCCTACAGAAACGCCTCCGTAGTTTTTCTAGGAATAGCTCCTCTAGGAACTCCGGCCTCTACCTCATCAGTTATTCTTGGATTTTTTACAGAtctcctccaagaattcattaagAATTCCTTCTGGAAGTCCTTCGGAGCACCACCGGTTCCGGATCGGTAATTCCTTCAGGATattcttcggagtttctccagaaattgttccggggtttccaggaattcctccaaatttcctctgaatttCTCAGCAGTTCTTCCGGAATAGTCTCCGGATCTCCAACGACAATTCCATcgcaatttctccaggaatccctttGGAGTTCATCCGGGTACTTATTCGGTTTGGTTCTGCTTCAGAATTCTGATGACCAATCTATTATTCGTTTGTATTtattgatttgtttgatttgactAAGTgtagcaggatcttggaagtctCGAGATCGAGAAAATGGAGGCttgcagccatggaccgagttgactttaggacatttcgtcgaaagacaattactcgaatgacgtttggtcgaatgacatttggtcgaaagttcATTTGGTCGTTGAGAAATTTGGTCGAATAGTTTTATAATATTTCGTCAAATGATATTTATTCCAATGATGTTTGATCGTACTGACATTTGGTCGGAATATTAATTTGTATTTGTTGGTTGTTTTATTTCATGCGATTTGTTAGAATTTCAAATGTAATTCagccgtcagaaccaccgcgctgctgttgtgaacgaaaagcgtggtttttttttcagcaatgttgtacaaaatacaacagcgcgacgactgaagtgttaaattaGTTCTGTTCAGTATGGGaccgttgttgattttttttattgaatatattattctttcaaatacCATCATTCTTTGGGGAAAATGCCTTCGAATAATTTTTGTAGTTATTGTTTCGTTATTATTCAGTTATTCAAATATAATGctttgttgaatttattattctttcaaaatttcatcgtTCTTCATATATAACTGCTGATCTTTATTAAATGGTACTAAGTGTTCGggaacttttttgattttcagatCTTAAGTCGTACGAACTTGGTTAAGAATTTGAAAGCGGGGAGGAGACTAGGAAAGATTGGATATAGAACTATTTGATCACTTCAAATAGTTAGCATGAAATACACTTTTATACAGAGCAAATTTTGAAGACCAACGCTTACGACGAAGTGCTTCAAAAGTGCCACCTATATGATACTTTTTTCTACTCATTGTGAGTCAGGTTATTGTGACTTCTGGGTGAAATATATTTCTAGGGCAAATATGATGACGATGTCAATGACTTTAaatgataaataatttaaaaaaaaaatatcaaa includes:
- the LOC5572892 gene encoding sodium-dependent dopamine transporter isoform X3; the encoded protein is MTTLGQIKAASRKPGHCLDLAESDQRETWSGKVDFLLSVIGFAVDLANVWRFPYLCYKNGGGAFLVPYCVMLLVGGIPLFYMELALGQFNRKGAITCWGRLVPLFKGIGYAVVLIAFYVDFYYNVIIAWSLRFFFASFTSQLPWTLCDNSWNTILCKPFEFGGPNKTAVAATVASVNGTFANTSIALSNETVKFASAASEYFNRYILELDKSAGLHDLGTIKWDMALCLLAVYLICYFSLWKGISTSGKVVWFTALFPYAVLLILLVRGITLPGSADGIKYYLSPRFDMIEKPEVWVDAATQVFFSLGPGFGVLLAYASYNKYHNNVYKDAILTSCINSATSFVAGFVIFSVLGYMAHASGQDIEDVATEGPGLVFVVYPAAIATMPGSIFWALIFFMMLLTLGLDSSFGGSEAIITALSDEFPKIGRNREIFVAGLFTLYFFVGLASCTQGGFYFFQLLDRYAAGYSILIAVLFEAIAVSWIYGTKRFCDDIRDMIGFAPGIYWRVCWKFVAPLFLLFIIIYGLIGYEPLSYEDYVYPTWANVLGWCIAGSSMIMIPLMAFYKLLVTPGTLRQRFVILTTPWRDQQMSVNGVMVEPAQVRLTNSDEGEEV
- the LOC5572892 gene encoding sodium-dependent dopamine transporter isoform X1; its protein translation is MFELDDPREKLRLLETPVKLVDNPGNIETGKLAKDPLVDGDCKNGVDGGVGGTGEEVSLAMTTLGQIKAASRKPGHCLDLAESDQRETWSGKVDFLLSVIGFAVDLANVWRFPYLCYKNGGGAFLVPYCVMLLVGGIPLFYMELALGQFNRKGAITCWGRLVPLFKGIGYAVVLIAFYVDFYYNVIIAWSLRFFFASFTSQLPWTLCDNSWNTILCKPFEFGGPNKTAVAATVASVNGTFANTSIALSNETVKFASAASEYFNRYILELDKSAGLHDLGTIKWDMALCLLAVYLICYFSLWKGISTSGKVVWFTALFPYAVLLILLVRGITLPGSADGIKYYLSPRFDMIEKPEVWVDAATQVFFSLGPGFGVLLAYASYNKYHNNVYKDAILTSCINSATSFVAGFVIFSVLGYMAHASGQDIEDVATEGPGLVFVVYPAAIATMPGSIFWALIFFMMLLTLGLDSSFGGSEAIITALSDEFPKIGRNREIFVAGLFTLYFFVGLASCTQGGFYFFQLLDRYAAGYSILIAVLFEAIAVSWIYGTKRFCDDIRDMIGFAPGIYWRVCWKFVAPLFLLFIIIYGLIGYEPLSYEDYVYPTWANVLGWCIAGSSMIMIPLMAFYKLLVTPGTLRQRFVILTTPWRDQQMSVNGVMVEPAQVRLTNSDEGEEV
- the LOC5572892 gene encoding sodium-dependent dopamine transporter isoform X2 — encoded protein: MGKPSNGNIETGKLAKDPLVDGDCKNGVDGGVGGTGEEVSLAMTTLGQIKAASRKPGHCLDLAESDQRETWSGKVDFLLSVIGFAVDLANVWRFPYLCYKNGGGAFLVPYCVMLLVGGIPLFYMELALGQFNRKGAITCWGRLVPLFKGIGYAVVLIAFYVDFYYNVIIAWSLRFFFASFTSQLPWTLCDNSWNTILCKPFEFGGPNKTAVAATVASVNGTFANTSIALSNETVKFASAASEYFNRYILELDKSAGLHDLGTIKWDMALCLLAVYLICYFSLWKGISTSGKVVWFTALFPYAVLLILLVRGITLPGSADGIKYYLSPRFDMIEKPEVWVDAATQVFFSLGPGFGVLLAYASYNKYHNNVYKDAILTSCINSATSFVAGFVIFSVLGYMAHASGQDIEDVATEGPGLVFVVYPAAIATMPGSIFWALIFFMMLLTLGLDSSFGGSEAIITALSDEFPKIGRNREIFVAGLFTLYFFVGLASCTQGGFYFFQLLDRYAAGYSILIAVLFEAIAVSWIYGTKRFCDDIRDMIGFAPGIYWRVCWKFVAPLFLLFIIIYGLIGYEPLSYEDYVYPTWANVLGWCIAGSSMIMIPLMAFYKLLVTPGTLRQRFVILTTPWRDQQMSVNGVMVEPAQVRLTNSDEGEEV